The following are encoded together in the Rhizobium brockwellii genome:
- a CDS encoding LacI family DNA-binding transcriptional regulator → MERKVNLKDVARDADVSLSTASHALNGTAPLTIEVRERVLDSAKRLGYLDRRRKKATIATLRVLLLAIPDDAAPESDLNLVSWTILNGLRRECERRGIRIVPFVSTGRRIDGAQVRQIALSERADGIVVLNDDQPELIRSLASPDMPVVIVNGEDPAMLVDTVTPENRFGARLGIEHLLALGHRRILHLTWKGRTTIQRRYDGFSDAYFAAQLPVPDGMIVEAEGYEPRHGEAAINALLDRDPTMKGATAVFCAADNLALGCLKALADRDIRVPEAISVLGFDDIVPGEFSRPPLSTVSVPTDRLGAAALALIEQRLIANDSQRPAHRLELGCHLVLRGSIAAPRS, encoded by the coding sequence CGCTAAGCACGGCCTCGCACGCGCTCAACGGAACCGCGCCGCTGACGATCGAGGTGCGCGAAAGGGTTCTGGATTCGGCAAAACGCCTGGGTTACCTCGATCGCCGGAGGAAGAAGGCGACGATCGCGACCTTGCGCGTCCTGCTTCTTGCCATTCCCGACGATGCCGCGCCCGAGAGCGACCTCAATCTGGTGAGCTGGACGATCCTCAACGGTCTTCGCAGGGAGTGTGAACGCCGCGGCATCAGGATCGTACCCTTCGTCAGCACCGGCCGGCGCATTGACGGCGCTCAGGTCAGGCAGATCGCGCTGTCGGAACGTGCCGACGGCATCGTGGTTCTGAACGACGATCAGCCGGAACTGATCCGAAGCCTCGCCTCGCCCGATATGCCTGTTGTCATCGTCAATGGCGAAGACCCCGCCATGCTGGTCGATACGGTCACCCCGGAAAACCGCTTCGGGGCGCGGCTCGGCATCGAGCACCTACTGGCGCTTGGGCATCGCCGTATCCTGCACCTGACCTGGAAGGGCCGCACGACGATCCAACGCCGATATGACGGCTTCTCCGATGCTTACTTCGCCGCGCAGCTACCGGTGCCGGATGGCATGATCGTCGAGGCCGAGGGATATGAGCCGAGGCACGGCGAGGCAGCCATCAACGCGCTGCTCGACCGCGATCCCACGATGAAAGGCGCGACCGCCGTCTTCTGCGCCGCCGACAATCTGGCGCTCGGCTGCCTGAAGGCATTGGCCGATCGCGACATCCGCGTGCCGGAAGCGATATCGGTGCTGGGATTCGACGACATCGTCCCCGGCGAATTCAGCCGCCCGCCACTTTCGACGGTCAGCGTTCCCACAGACAGGCTCGGCGCTGCCGCTTTGGCGCTCATCGAACAGAGGCTGATCGCCAACGATTCGCAGCGGCCGGCCCATCGCCTGGAACTCGGATGCCATCTCGTGCTGCGCGGCAGTATCGCGGCGCCGCGCTCCTAG
- a CDS encoding helix-turn-helix transcriptional regulator, whose protein sequence is MERETTKLQISLRSENTARAPEREAYGFAPTHEGTDFESMVRAYSAGYGVFGAKPLSNDRAFAWAADLRTSEAFTVLHSVYQSSWTIRTLDETPQHLAFYIPHSGSFRLSIGKTVVESGPGRLLMANNHEAGDRLIQGGPHCSDALFLDWKVVRRMLVSLVEMPILDSLDLEPVVDLATPSGQLISSLVQTIVQGMRNGGPLLSSPLALAAMSETLANLVIRFGRHRLSDHLEKQKVCLVAPWHVRRAIDYMHANIAEPLTMTMVADGVGVSLRALQTGFRAFRGISPGGYLRTIRLQAARDQLRDPMNQRSVREICAMWGFSHAGRFSIVYRSAFGESPRDTRLQAERLR, encoded by the coding sequence GTGGAAAGGGAAACAACCAAGTTGCAGATATCGTTGAGATCCGAAAATACGGCGCGTGCTCCCGAGCGTGAGGCATACGGGTTTGCGCCAACGCATGAAGGCACTGACTTCGAGTCGATGGTTCGAGCCTATTCGGCGGGCTACGGGGTGTTTGGCGCCAAGCCGCTGAGCAACGATCGGGCCTTTGCCTGGGCCGCGGACTTGCGAACAAGTGAGGCATTTACGGTGCTTCATTCGGTTTACCAGAGTTCCTGGACAATCCGGACGCTCGATGAGACGCCGCAACACCTTGCGTTTTACATTCCGCACTCGGGATCCTTCCGGCTGTCCATTGGAAAGACGGTGGTTGAAAGTGGGCCAGGTCGTCTCCTCATGGCCAACAACCACGAGGCTGGCGATCGTCTCATCCAAGGCGGCCCGCACTGCTCGGACGCCCTCTTTCTGGACTGGAAAGTTGTGAGGCGAATGCTCGTTTCACTGGTGGAAATGCCGATCCTCGACTCGCTTGACCTTGAGCCGGTTGTGGATCTCGCAACGCCGTCGGGCCAGCTTATCAGCAGCCTGGTGCAGACGATCGTGCAGGGCATGCGCAATGGCGGTCCACTTCTGTCTTCACCTCTGGCCTTGGCGGCGATGAGCGAAACGCTTGCTAACCTCGTGATCCGTTTTGGCCGCCACCGTCTTTCCGACCATTTGGAAAAACAGAAAGTGTGTTTGGTCGCGCCGTGGCATGTCCGGCGTGCTATCGACTATATGCACGCCAATATCGCAGAGCCCCTCACCATGACGATGGTTGCCGATGGTGTCGGTGTTTCACTTCGCGCGCTGCAAACGGGTTTTAGGGCCTTCCGGGGAATTTCACCGGGCGGTTACTTGCGCACGATCAGGCTGCAAGCAGCCCGAGACCAACTGCGGGACCCGATGAATCAGCGATCCGTCCGCGAAATCTGCGCGATGTGGGGTTTTTCTCATGCCGGCAGGTTCTCTATCGTCTACCGCAGCGCCTTTGGAGAAAGCCCGCGCGATACGCGCCTGCAGGCCGAGCGCTTGCGCTAG